The Pseudopipra pipra isolate bDixPip1 chromosome 4, bDixPip1.hap1, whole genome shotgun sequence DNA segment tcacagaacagtttgagttggaaaggaccttaaagatcatccagttccaagcccctgccatgggcagggacaccttccactagaccaggttgctcagaggcccatccaacctggccttgaatacttccagggaatGCACGAACTCAGCCCTTTGAGCTTTGATTTCCACCTGTTTTCTCTCACAGTATCATTTACGAGGTGACGGGGATGTGGCTGTTTGGGAGGCTTTTCTGCAAAGTCTGGATCTCCTTTGATGTCATGTTCTGCACGGCATCCATTGTCACACTGTGCTTCATCAGCCTGGACAGATACTGCTCCGTGGTGACCCCCTACCACTACTCCAGAAGGATGTCCCGTGGCAGGTGAGTGGAGTTGCTTGTCACTTTGGGTTCCTCCAAATTGTCACTTGGGCGTGGCCTGCATTGAATTTGTCATTGAATTTGAAATTGTCAGCAGCTACTGACAGCTGCTGCCCAGAAGCAGTGTGTTGTGGCAAAAGGGTCTTTGCACTGTTTAAAACTCTGCTGAAAATGTCCCACGTGGTGCCAGAGAAGAGGAGGATACAGCTGAGCTGGTTTGATGGTGCTCCTGGAAAAGCAGTTTTTGAGCTAAGGATGGGTTGCAAAATGGGTAGAAACCAGTGATATGGGCTAATTGGACCTACAACTTTTGCCCTTTGCAGGCATTCCATTggcatttcatagaatcatagaatggtttgggctggaagagaccttaaagattatccagctccaacctccctgccatgggtaggggcaccttcaactagaccaggctgctcaaagccccatccagcctggccttgaacactgccatgGATGGGGAAGGACTTTGAAGCACTTCGAAGGACTAGGGGAAAGAGACCCAGAAGAATGCATGTAGCACTACTCTTCCCTCTCTTAAGCTCATCATGTTTTCTGAAGTGATATTCAGGGAAAACCACAAGAGCATATAAGCTCCTGGGTTGGTTTCATGGGAAAGGTTGAAATGTGAACTGAAGGGCAGGGAAAGTCATCTGAGGGTGGGCAGAGAGGACACTGCAGCAGTGGGATGCTCTACAGGGGGAGTTCAGGCTCTTTTGGGCATGTTTTTCTGCCTCTGTACCCCTTGCTTTGTATGATATGCTGAGTGTGTGCAGTTGCAAAAGTGAGGAAGGGGCTGTGTGGCCACCCGTGTGCGGGTTCAGCTCCACCCCCATCATGCCTCAGAGGGTGAGAAAATGGCCAGATATTAAAGCTGAAACTAAACTGAAAAATCCACATGCTGTTGTTTTAAATAGTAACAAACATCCTCTGTAAaacctttcctcctcttttttcaACCAGCTCTGAGCATTCCTTTTGCCGCCCCCAATTCTGTAAACCAGCGACCAATTACCCAGTTGTTAGAGATATTCACGTCTGGACTTGTTGTACCCcagctttttcccttctcctggaCTGCTGAGCAGTGATATCCCACACAGGTTACCATGGGGATTGAATCGTACTGGATGTTCTCAAATCAAAATTACTCAgaccctctctcccctccccgtTTCTTTCCTTTCGCAGATGCATTGTGATGACCTGCATGGTCTGGGTGTATTCCTCcctcatttccttccttcctgtcaTGCAAGGCTGGAACGAGATCCCCGGGGTGGACTTTGATGCGGGCAGGGAATGCATCTTTGTCACCAACTGGATTTTTGCCATTGTGGCTTCTGCCCTGGCGTTTTTCGTTCCCTTCATGGTGATGTGCAGCATGTATTTCTTCATCTACCGAGCTTCGCGGCTCAAGGCCACCCGCATCATGTCCCAGACCCTGGAGATTCACTACCACCCCAACAGCAAGCGGCAGAACCACCTGCAGCTGGAGAACAAGGCCACGAGGACCATCAGCATCATCATCTCAGTCtttgtgctctgctggctgcccTACTTCGTCCTGAACGTCTGGCTCGCTGCCAGGGGCACCGACTCCACCAGCACGGTCCTGGTCGACACCTTCAAGATCATCACCTGGTTGGGATACTGCAACTCCACCATCAACCCAATGCTCTACGCCTTCCTGAACAGGGACTTCCAGCGGGCCCTGAAGAAGCTGCTCATTTGCAGGCACAGGTCTCAGGTGGACATTGGAGAAGACATGGTTTCCATTGCCACCTTCTCCAAGACCGCTCCAGATCTGGAATACAGCACAGCGGTGCCAGTGCCCAACGGTGCCCTGAAGGGCAAACCCAAGTCATAGGGATTGCAGGGTCAGTCGCTGGAGGTGGTGATACAGAAAGTGCCAGAGCACATCCTAATGGAAAAATAATGGGTAGCAAAATAAGggaaggaggggctggaatACTGCAGCTGGGGACATACAACAAAGATGCATTTCTTAACCTTCCACAGTTATAAGAATGAGGAACTTTGATATTTTTGGGATAATTTGTGATACTAATGGAGTTAATTCCTtcctgggtatttttttttttaatgagcattTCCCAAGACAAATTCAACCATAatgttggggaaaaaatatcagtATGATAATGTGAACTCATCTTCCTGTGCATCCTGGTGATCTGTGTCAGGTGGGACAGTGTTTCTTATCAAGCCACTGTAGCTCTCATTTCACAACTTCATTACAGACCTGACCAGTTTCAGTAACTCCACCTGTATCAGTCTGGGTGTGGGAACCATGAGGGATGTGGCCAAAGAGCAGAGCTTGCTTGTTACCGAGGCACCAGTCCACAGCCTGGGCTGTTGCTCAGGGTTCAGCTCTGTTGCTTCTGAGATATTGAGAGGTTTAGAGCTTTCTGAGGCTTTCTGTGAATTATCTGTGAGCTAATTCTGGAAGGGAACATTCTATGTGGCAGAGCCCAGGAGCAAGACTTGCTGTAATGCCAAGAGCACTGAGTGCCCAGGAGTTTCAAAGAGGGCTACAGGTGGCTGACACCACCCAAAGAGAGGATGCGAAGAGGAATCATTACTCACTTGTGTGTCTTGCACTGTGATGTCTATGGACCacacagacataaaaaaaaatcatgataaACGGGAACCACAATTTTTACTACTTCCAAGTGCTTGTCTGGACTTCCAACAGCTTTTCTGTAGCAGGGTGACATGAGGGCTGGTGACCCCTGAGACAACAGCCATCGCTTCCCAGCACAGTTGTGGTGGGGTCTCACACTGGTTTATGTGGGAGGGTTGCTGCACTCAGAGCCTGCTCTTAGACTGATCTTCTGTGGGCATGAAACACTTCAAAGATGGTTTCTGAAATACCTCCTTCTGAGTGTCAATCACTTCCTTGGGACAGGCAAGGCTTCTGCAGCCTGGGAAGCAGAGCAAGCACAGCAGAAATATGTCCAGGCTAACATTTAATGCTAAAACTACCAGACTGAGGCACTGAGAGGGGTGAAGAACttcattttgctgaaaaattaaaaaaagggagGATAATACAAGTTCTGAGTCCTGCTCTTCCACCTCAAAGGTAGCTGAGGACTGTCCTCAGAGGTGCAGCAAAACGCAAGTAtgtcctgcctggagcagctcagctaCTGAAAAGACAGGTACAAGGGTCAGGAGTTCTCTCTCAAGAGTATGGTAGAAAAAACAGCCCTGACCTGGGGTTGCAACACTGGTTCTCCTGTCAAATGGCTCTTCATGGAGTGGGTTAGGTCTCCCAGATCCTATGACTCCAGTAACAACATGGAAGTGGTAAGTAGAGTAACTACACCTTATTCTGGGAGCAGCATCTAAGTCCAGTGGGCACAAGGGTGGACAGGGCAGGATTCTTGCTGCTGCCACCCTGTTAATTTTGATAAAACAGGGCAAGGAATTATGTTCCAGCCCCAAGAGCTTTGGGGGGGAAGGCAGCTGAGGGACAGGTAATATCCTCTGTAAGAAGGGGATTGCGACAGTGCATCACAGCCCCAGTCAAagcccctcctgcagggctgtaGGCTCCCAGCTATCCCAGTTCAGGTGTCCTTCCATAAAAAGAGCTGGCAGGAAGGAACGCACAGTTCGCAGGAGAACCTCTCTGATCAGGGAAAAGGCTTTCTCAGTCAAACGCTGGGGCAAAGAGGTGCAAAGACAGGGACAACACACTCCAGCAAAGACTGACCCAGGCAGTGAGGGGCTGAGTGTGGCCAGATGCTTTTGTGGGCATGGGCCACACAGGGGAGGGTTTGTACACACCTTTGAGGGTAAGTGTAACATCTCAGAATATGCAGACACACCTAGTGTGAACACATATACCAGTGTTGGTACTGAAATGCTGCAGGGCCCTTGGAATAGGCAGCTGCCTACATCAAGTTAAAAATACCTTATTCCTCATTCCTGTGCTCCCATCTGTAATcactgagctggcagggaaGCCAGAGAAGTTTCAGCTGTGGCCATTTCACTGTGCTGTTGTAGCTGATGCAAACTGGGAAATCCAAGGGAAGAGGACACACTTAACTGTCTTCTGCTTTAACCCCAGctaaaagcaattaaattctGTTTCTGACCAAATCTTCTCTGCAGCCTTCTGGCTTCACCTGGACAAGTCAGTATCTAAGACAGTTATCCAAGAGCACAGGGGAGACCATCTTTGTAATTCACCTCGGTCTTATCACAAAGCTGCAGAGAGTCAGCAGAGTGTCAGCTGGTTTAATTGCTGGTCGCAGTGTCACACCACAGTGCAGTGATCCCCAGAAGGATTTGCATCCAACACCTTTTTAGGAAACTGATTTCAGAGGCTACAACTTTAACAAATTTAACTCTGTGAAACgtaaaaatgcatttctagAAGAGGAATTCTAACAGTATAAGAATTATcgcttcttcttccttctctgttaACAGGTGAGAGATTGCCTCCTCAATCCACTCAGTTTAGAGCCCaattcccttctttctccagaTCATATCTCACTTCCAAGCAGCACATTCGGTTTTGCGTCATCACACACGCTGTGGCCAGTGTGAgacaggaaagcaaaggaagtTACAGGAATGCAGAGCCCATCCTGTTCCCACTGCACAGGGCTGCCACCTGCAGCATGCACAGATCTAGGCTTCCCACAGAAGCAACCACTATTTTgtcttataaataaaaaaagtttattaaatCATTTAGACTTGAAAGAAGTCACAATAATCAATGCACTCAACAATTACAGCAAGTGCATCCTGTACACCACCAACCCAAATGGATTGATtctgtattttataaataaaaattaacatatgtacagtgagaaataaaagcatGGCATTAGGCAGTTAAATTAGCAGATTACAGAAATGCCTacaggttgattttttttttttaaaagtacaaatCTACAAGATTACATACGACACGTATGACTTCATTAGCTTTAAATTTTCAGAATCACAACATTTTCGTACATAATTTTGACTATGGCTCTTCCAACCACCCCCCATTTAATGGCAAAaagctccttttccttctctacaGCTTCATCTGTATAAGATGCATTCCCTAAGATCTACAG contains these protein-coding regions:
- the LOC135413602 gene encoding octopamine receptor-like, whose amino-acid sequence is MAQAQQDFNSGKMLMDKNETWLSNFSSAASSFVRRGIGLQEVVIGLILTLIDLITLLGNTVVFLCPVVEKRLRTVTYMFIMSLAMADFLVACLVMPFSIIYEVTGMWLFGRLFCKVWISFDVMFCTASIVTLCFISLDRYCSVVTPYHYSRRMSRGRCIVMTCMVWVYSSLISFLPVMQGWNEIPGVDFDAGRECIFVTNWIFAIVASALAFFVPFMVMCSMYFFIYRASRLKATRIMSQTLEIHYHPNSKRQNHLQLENKATRTISIIISVFVLCWLPYFVLNVWLAARGTDSTSTVLVDTFKIITWLGYCNSTINPMLYAFLNRDFQRALKKLLICRHRSQVDIGEDMVSIATFSKTAPDLEYSTAVPVPNGALKGKPKS